From the Paenibacillus tianjinensis genome, the window TGAACCCTCCCTGCTGTTAGGGCGGCTGTAAATGCCACCGACTTATCCCCGATACCGGATACCATGAGGATTATGCGACTTTACTTCCGTCTAACAGCAGAGGGTTGTAACAGCGCAGGTCAAATTAGGGTGGAACCACGAGCTGAACGCACTCGTCCCTTTACGGGAGAGATGCGTTTTTTTGCGTTCAATAACACTTGAAGAGATGGAGGCCACAATCATGGAGATTAATGTAACACTACCGGATGGAAACGTTAAGAAGTATTCGCATAACACCGAAATAAGTGCAATTGCCGAATCCATAAGCCCAAGTCTGAAGAAAAATGCGGTTGCAGGTAAAATAAACGGTAAGCTCGTGGACCTTCATTATCCGGTTACGCAGGACAGCCGGGTTGAAATTGTGCTCCTGGATAGCCAAGAGGGCCAGGACATTCACAGACACAGCACAGCTCATCTGATGGCTCAGGCCATTAAACGCATATATGGCGGTAAAAATGTGAAGCTGGGTATCGGTCCTGTCATTGAAGACGGGTTCTACTACGATATAGATATTGAGCAGCCGTTGTCGAGCGAGGATCTGGCGGCAATTGAACAGGAAATGCAACGGATCATTAATGAGAATCTGCCGATTGTCCGCCGGGAGGTCAGCCGGGAAGACGCAGAAGCCCTGTTCGAAGACCTTGAAGAGCCGCTTAAGCTGGAACTGATCCGCGATTTGCCTGAAAAAGCTGTTATCAGTATTTACGATCAGGGGGAATTTTCGGATCTGTGCCGGGGGCCGCATCTGGCTTCAACTGGCCAAATTAAAGTATTCAAGCTTATGAGTGTTGCCGGAGCCTATTGGCGCGGAGATTCAAACAACAAGATGCTTCAGCGGATTTACGGCGTCTCGTTCCTGAAAAAAGCGCAGCTAGAAGAGCATTTGCATATGCTCGAAGAAGCGAAGAAACGTGATCACCGTAAGCTGGGTAAGGAACTGGAGCTGTTCATGTTCTCCGAAGAATCGCCGGGAATGCCGTTCTATCTGCCAAAAGGAATGATCATCCGCACAGAGCTGGAGGATTTCAGCCGCGGAATCCAGCGGGAACGGGCTTACAGTGAAGTCCGCACTCCGCTGATGATGAATAACCGGCTGTGGGAGCAGTCCGGGCACTATGATCATTACAAGGATGATATGTATTTCACACATGTGGATGAGGCGAAATTCGCGCTGAAGCCAATGAACTGTCCGGGGCATATGCTGATCTTCAAAAACAGCCGGCATTCCTACCGCGAGCTGCCGATCCGCCTTGCCGAATTCGGGCAGGTGCACCGCAATGAATCTTCCGGGTCATTGAACGGGATGATGCGTGTCCGTACTTTTTGCCAGGATGATGCCCATTTGTTCGTCCTGCCGGAACAGATTGAAGCTGAAATCGGTCAGGTGCTGGATCTGATCGACCATATCTACAATGTGTTTGGCTTCGAATACAAGGTGGAGTTATCTACTCGTCCGGCGGATTATATGGGAGAAGAATCTCTTTGGGACCAGGCGGAGGCAGCACTGGAGCTGGTGCTTCAGAACCGCGGCATCCCTTACCGGATTAACCCCGGAGACGGCGCGTTTTACGGGCCGAAGATCGATTTTCACATTCTGGATGCACTCAAGAGAAGCTGGCAGTGCGGAACAGTGCAGCTGGATTTCCAGATGCCTGAGAAATTTGACCTGACTTACATCGGCGAAGACGGCCAGAAACATCGGCCAGTTGTCATTCACCGTGCGGTGTACGGTTCGATTGACCGGTTCATCGGGATTCTCACTGAACATTTCAGCGGCGCTTTTCCGGTGTGGCTGTCTCCGGTGCAGGCCAAGCTGCTGCCCGTCTCCGGGAATCATGCAGATTATGCCTTTCAAGTGAAACAGGCACTCGCTGCTGCCGGAATCCGGGTTGAGGTGGATGACCGTAACGAGAAGCTTGGCTTGAAGATCCGCGAAGCCCAGCTTGAAAAGGTGCCATATATGCTCGTTCTAGGCGATAATGAGCAGAAATCTGCTACAGTTTCCGTGAGAAAACGTGCTGGGGGCGATGCCGGAGCAATGAGTATTGAAGAGATTGTCCGGCAGATCTCTGCTGAGATTGCTGATAGAAGCTAATTGTTCCTTCATTAAGATGTATCAGGCTGAACAGCTCCGTTTTTACATAAACGGGGTTGTTCTTTTATATAAATGATGCAGACGTAGGGATAGATGTATTCTATAATTTAATAGAAACTGATCTTAAGCAGCGGTTGGGTCTAGCTATTACAGCGTGATTAATCAGGATATAGGAGGCAACTTCGTGATCTCGGACAACATCAGGCAACTAAACGGCACTTTTATTAAAATGGTTCCTCTGGAAGCAGCACATAAGGCAGAACTGACCGCCATTCTGAACAATCCGCGAATTTGGGAGTTCACCTGGAGAAAAATATCCTCCGCCGGAGAAGTAGAGCAGCTGATTGAGACGGCACTTGCGGGTAAAGAGAAGGGGCAAGACCTGCCTTTTGTGATGATTGATCTTTCGACCGGCAGAATCGCCGGCACCTCGCGGATTATGCATATCGACCGGACTCACCGGAATGCGGAAATCGGCTGCACCTGGATCTCTCCGGACTACTGGAGAACGCCGGTCAATACGGAGGCCAAATCACTTCTGCTGCAGTACTGCTTCGAGCACCTGGAGCTGATCCGGGTCAACTTCACGATTGTCGGTGATAACCTGAGATCACAAAAAGCTATCGAGCGGATTGGTGCAGTAAAAGAAGGCGTTCTGCGCAAGCACCGGATCACTTCGGGAGGGGCTGTACTGGATAATGTGCTGTACAGCATCATCGATGAAGACTGGCCGGCAGTTAAAGCAAATTTGCATTATCTGCTGCATGAGAAATACAAGTAGTAATCTATGCTGCATTTAGTAGTAGAAAGAGCCGCCGACCGGCTCTTTTTTTAATTGTGGCTGTTATGTAATCAATCTATATTACAAATAGCCAGATTTCTATTTGATTGATATAATAGAAACATATATTCCCCGATAACAATAACTTATCAGTATTACTCAGCCCATATTTCACCCTGCATGGGGCAAATATGGGTTTATGTTATTTATTCGGAATACCTAAGTTGAAGCTAGACTACGAAGTGATGGCGAGGTAGGCATTAGATATGAACTGGACGGATTTTGGTGAACGGAATAAACGGCTCAACCCGCTGTGGAGCCTTGGTGCAGGGATGAATCTTGGTGAGCTGCAGCCCTATAAGGAGATGATTGCGCTCAGCGTGCTGCTGCAGGTCTACTACCTGGAGCTGGAATCGAACGAACAGCGGTCTAAGGAAGATATTATCGCTCTCACGTGGAGTTCGCTGGAACGCTTCAATATTGCCAGGCTCGGCACATCCGAATCCGTGGAACGGCTGGTCGACGGACTACTGTGGAGCGGCAGCGGGGGTGATTTTGAGGCGGTATATTATGATGACCACACTAGGCAGATGACGGTGCAAAAGTACAAATACTTCACGGTTGACGAGGATGCAACCCGCAGCAGCTGGGAAGAGAACGGCACTACCATATACAGGCTGTCCGAATACGCACTGGAACTGATTTTCATGAGCCATGAGATTATCGATGAATTTCAGATCAGCATTAAGCTGCTCGAAATTCAGATGCACATTAAGCATGGCCGCGTAACCCGGGCGATGCAGGATGTGAACGAACTCATCTCACGTGTGCGGAAGATGACCCAGCAGCAGCAGGAATACCGCAGCGCCCTGCGCCGCAATCCGAAGCATATTTTCAGCGAATACGGCGTGATACGGCATCAGCGGCTGGAGGAGATTCACCAGCAGTTTGACGAGGAACGCAGGCACTTCGATAATATTCACCGCTCGCTGGCCCGGCTGGCCAATGACGAGAAGGATGTCATCGACTTTAACGAGCTGCGGCTCCTGTCCGAACGGGTGGAGCTGTCGCGTAAAGTGCATGATGAGCTGGCTGAGGTCGTCCTGAGTATTTTTGAAGCCGAGACGAACTTAAGACTGAATTTCCCGGAGCTGTTCTGGGGGGCTGCAGGGTTTAATTTCCGGACGAATGTCTGGGAGGAATGGGTTAAGAGTGAGGGCCTGCCCGGCGGGGACAGCCTGGAACTCCTGGTCAGCGGGCTGTTTGCGCCGCACCAGGACTTCATTTATCCTCTCGCCTGGGCTTGGGAGGAGCAGGATGTCGGCTTTTTGCCGGAAGAATTGTTAAATGAGCCTGAGGATGAGGAAGAGGAGACGGAAGCTCCTTATGTGCCGAAGTCGATCCCGTGGGACGAGGTCGCGGAGCTGTGGCTTCCTGTATTTACGGAGCTGGCTGAAGCGGGGCAGTTTACGTTTTCATCAGACGCCTTTCCAGAGGAAGTAAAACTAAAATGGGCCCGGACGCCGGATGCCGTCGACCTCTGGGCGCAGTTTTTTCACACGGAGATTAGGGTTCAGGAGCTTGAAGCGAACAGCCCTGGCGGGACAGACGAGTGCCAGCGGCTAATCCAATATCTGCTCCAGGAACATCCTGAGCTGGAGATACTGCGTGGTCAAACACTACGAACAACAATTGCCGGAGAACAGCGGAATGAAACCGTCAAATGGCCGGGGCTGGAAATGAGTCCCTATACCATTACTATAGTACAGAGATGAGAGGTTAGAGCATGAGCTATTCATTAGAACAATTACAGATGGCCTCGCGGCTGTTTTTTGATCTGCTTCGCCGGAAAGTAATTTCACTAGATGATCCCGCCGCAGCGGAATGCCTGCAGGATACCGGGGCTTATGATGCCCTGCAGTACCTGGCTAAGGAGGGAGGCTGCCGGATCATGAATTCCGGACACCGCCTGCATTTGCTGGTGAATCCGCTCGGTTCGGGATTTGCCACCAACTTCACCCAGCTGCGGAATAAATATTCAAGGGTTGAGCGTAAAACCCATCTACATATTATCAATGTCATTATTCTGGTATTTCTGGCGGAAATGGATCAGGATGAGCAGCATTTCAAGCCCGGGCAGGACAGCATGTCCTATATTCAGATTTCCGACCAGGTATCCTCATTGTTTCAGTCATGGAATGCACTGGATGAAGACGGGACATTCAGCAAACAGTGGCGTCTGGATATCCAGGCGATGTACAAGGTATGGACCAATCTCTATATGCAGACCAAAAGCCAGGAGGATGGAGACTCTTTATCCAGAGGGTACGGCTCGCGGATCGGTCTGATCCATGAAGGGATGAAGCTGCTGGAGGATGAGCATCTGGTGTTCATTTCAGAGAATGAGAAACGGATTTTCCCGCGGGAAGAATTGTATGAACGAATGCGTTATCTGTATCATGATGTTGACCGTTATAAGGAACTGAAAGCTTTGATCGGCCGGACCTTGACGGAGAAAGAAGGGGAAGCCCATGCCGCGCATTGAGCGTATCCGTATCGCCGGACTGAAGTATGAGAAGATGCTGAAGAAGTATGATGATATGGTTCTTGACCTCTGCAACGAGGAAGGACCGGCTAATACCCTGATCACCCTGATGAACGGCGGCGGTAAGGGCGTACTGCTTCAGTCGATTTTTCAATTACTGATTCCCAAAGCCGCTTGGGGCAAAGATAACGAGAACCAGGTGGAGGCATTCTTTCATAATCATAAAAAGCAGCTCAAACCCTATACCTTCCATGTCGCTATCGAGTGGAGGCTGGATAACGATGAGCGTAATGAATATATGACGACCGCTATCGCCATGACTGCCCACAGTTCCGTGGATCAGCTGGAAATCAAGGTGGATTATTTGCTCTACACGCTTATGGATTATGATGAGCAGGCTGAACTTACACTTTCGACCTTGCCCCTCTATAATCAGTCAGAAGGCGGGCCGGCGAGTTTTGAAGCGATCCAGCAGTTTGTGCGCGAGCACCGCGGGGAGATTGTCCCATTTGGCAGCAGCAATTCTGAACTCAAGAAGTATTACAACTTTCTGCAAGAGCGGGATATTCATATCGGTGAGTGGCGTAACATGAAGAAAATCAACGGCGAAGAGGGCGGGATCAAGGGCTATTTTCAAAAAAATGACGCCTTTACGAACCAGAATCTGTTCGAGAAGCTAATCATTCCTGAAATCGGCTCCAGCCTTAATGAAGGCCTTCGTGAGGAAGACGGTTCCCTGCAGCGGATGTTCCTCGACGCGGCGACGGTCGCCCAGCGGCTGCCGATGCTGGAACAGCGGGAGAAGGCTTTTGCCGAATTCACCTCACTGACTGCGCCGCTCTATGAGCTGGTGAAGCAAGGAACGGAAGCCGAGCAGCGTTTTCAGGAGTCTGAGCAGCAGGGGCGGCAGATCTTTACGGTCATCCATGAGGAGCTTAAGACTGCCGAGGACAAGCGGCGTGAGCAAGCAGATGAACTGGTCCGCCTGCATCAGGAAGGCCGCCAGCTGCGGTTTGAGGCGGATAATCTGACTTATCTGCGCAGCAAAGAGGAACATGACCGGAAACAGGATGAATTCAAGGGGATCAGTGACAATCAGGCAAGAGCACGCGCGCGGCTGGATGCATCGAAGGAGAAGGAAAAGCATCTGGAAGTGGCGTACTACTTAGCCAAACGCAAAGTCCAACTCCGCCAGATCGAGCAGTGGCAGAAGGAAATAGAAGCGATCGAAGGTTCGCTTGAAATGAAGGAACGGCAAGAGGTAATTAAGAGCGCCAAGAATGAGCTGCGTACCCAGTGGGATAAGGTATCCTTGTTGTGGCAGAAGCAAATTTCCATATTTGCTGAGCGCCAGCATGCCTTAACGACAGAAGAGGGGGGATTGCAAAAGGAAAGAGAAAGTTTCCTGCTGGAGCTGGGAGGACTGGAGAACCGGATTAATGAGCTTACTAGCGCTATCCGGCAATTTACAGAGGAAACAGGCATCTTCACTTCACGCCATGGACAAGAAGCTGCGTCCGCTCCAGGTGCAGCGCTTCAGCGGACGTTAATCGCTATAAACGGGATTGAAGGCAGTATCACCGAACTCAAGGAGCAGCGCAAGCTTGCCGAGGCGCAGCGGTTCAGCCTGCACAAAGCACATGCAGAGCTTAGCGTAAAACAGAACGCCCAGAATCAGCAAACTGATGAGCTGAACAATCAGCTTGAAGTGCAGATGAACAAAGAATCACAGCTATGGTCACAACTGGTCGTGCTGCTTGAGCTGTATGAAGAGCATCAGGTAATGGGTGTGGCGGCATTGTTTGAAGCCAAGGCTGTGATTCAGGAGCGGTTTATCCGCAGGCTGGATGATGCCGAGCAGCAGACGAAACGGCTCAGAAGAGCTTATTACCATCAGCAGATGGATGTAGAGCTGCAGCAGGAAGCGTACTGGCTGCCTAATGCAGACGTTCTTACTGTGAAAGATACGTTGGATGCGCTGAAGATTACCTCCATGCTCGGCAGTTCTTTTCTCAATGACTTGTCTTATTTAAACCGTGAAGAAGAGCTGGAACGTCATCCGCTGCTCCCGTATGGACTAATTGTTACACAGCGTGAGGCGGATAAAATCCCTCCTGGTGCTTTGAAGGAAATTATCCTCAAATCTGCTGTACCGGTCTTTATCCGCGAAGAAATGGCTGGGACGGCAGTGGAGCCCTTCCGGCTGCTCTCCAACCAGGGGCCCCAGATGATTCTGCAGCCTGAACGCTTCCAGGACTGGAAGCGCGGTATCGCATCAAGGCTGAAGGAGCAGGAGGAAGAGCTGCAGGACGCGGAAAATTACCTCTCCAAGCTGAGATCTGCCCGCCAAGAGTTCGAGCGGCTGTTCCAAGGCGAGCATACGATGAATCTCAGAGCTAAGCTGAGCACACTTGCACAACTCAGCGATGAGCTTGGCCAAAAGTTAAGCAGCCTGAACCATGAGATCAGCAGCAATGAAGAGGCTCTGGCGAGCATTCAGAAAGAAGTGGTTCAAAATGAGCTGGAGCAGACCGGACTAGAACAAAGGGTGCAGGCGCTGCGCCAGTGGGAAGAACGGACGAAGAAGCAGGAGCAGGATTACAGGGACAAGCAGAGTGCTGTGGAACGCAAACAGGTTCTAAGCAAAGAGATTGC encodes:
- the thrS gene encoding threonine--tRNA ligase; its protein translation is MEINVTLPDGNVKKYSHNTEISAIAESISPSLKKNAVAGKINGKLVDLHYPVTQDSRVEIVLLDSQEGQDIHRHSTAHLMAQAIKRIYGGKNVKLGIGPVIEDGFYYDIDIEQPLSSEDLAAIEQEMQRIINENLPIVRREVSREDAEALFEDLEEPLKLELIRDLPEKAVISIYDQGEFSDLCRGPHLASTGQIKVFKLMSVAGAYWRGDSNNKMLQRIYGVSFLKKAQLEEHLHMLEEAKKRDHRKLGKELELFMFSEESPGMPFYLPKGMIIRTELEDFSRGIQRERAYSEVRTPLMMNNRLWEQSGHYDHYKDDMYFTHVDEAKFALKPMNCPGHMLIFKNSRHSYRELPIRLAEFGQVHRNESSGSLNGMMRVRTFCQDDAHLFVLPEQIEAEIGQVLDLIDHIYNVFGFEYKVELSTRPADYMGEESLWDQAEAALELVLQNRGIPYRINPGDGAFYGPKIDFHILDALKRSWQCGTVQLDFQMPEKFDLTYIGEDGQKHRPVVIHRAVYGSIDRFIGILTEHFSGAFPVWLSPVQAKLLPVSGNHADYAFQVKQALAAAGIRVEVDDRNEKLGLKIREAQLEKVPYMLVLGDNEQKSATVSVRKRAGGDAGAMSIEEIVRQISAEIADRS
- a CDS encoding GNAT family N-acetyltransferase: MISDNIRQLNGTFIKMVPLEAAHKAELTAILNNPRIWEFTWRKISSAGEVEQLIETALAGKEKGQDLPFVMIDLSTGRIAGTSRIMHIDRTHRNAEIGCTWISPDYWRTPVNTEAKSLLLQYCFEHLELIRVNFTIVGDNLRSQKAIERIGAVKEGVLRKHRITSGGAVLDNVLYSIIDEDWPAVKANLHYLLHEKYK
- a CDS encoding DUF6063 family protein, whose amino-acid sequence is MSYSLEQLQMASRLFFDLLRRKVISLDDPAAAECLQDTGAYDALQYLAKEGGCRIMNSGHRLHLLVNPLGSGFATNFTQLRNKYSRVERKTHLHIINVIILVFLAEMDQDEQHFKPGQDSMSYIQISDQVSSLFQSWNALDEDGTFSKQWRLDIQAMYKVWTNLYMQTKSQEDGDSLSRGYGSRIGLIHEGMKLLEDEHLVFISENEKRIFPREELYERMRYLYHDVDRYKELKALIGRTLTEKEGEAHAAH
- a CDS encoding coiled-coil domain-containing protein — its product is MPRIERIRIAGLKYEKMLKKYDDMVLDLCNEEGPANTLITLMNGGGKGVLLQSIFQLLIPKAAWGKDNENQVEAFFHNHKKQLKPYTFHVAIEWRLDNDERNEYMTTAIAMTAHSSVDQLEIKVDYLLYTLMDYDEQAELTLSTLPLYNQSEGGPASFEAIQQFVREHRGEIVPFGSSNSELKKYYNFLQERDIHIGEWRNMKKINGEEGGIKGYFQKNDAFTNQNLFEKLIIPEIGSSLNEGLREEDGSLQRMFLDAATVAQRLPMLEQREKAFAEFTSLTAPLYELVKQGTEAEQRFQESEQQGRQIFTVIHEELKTAEDKRREQADELVRLHQEGRQLRFEADNLTYLRSKEEHDRKQDEFKGISDNQARARARLDASKEKEKHLEVAYYLAKRKVQLRQIEQWQKEIEAIEGSLEMKERQEVIKSAKNELRTQWDKVSLLWQKQISIFAERQHALTTEEGGLQKERESFLLELGGLENRINELTSAIRQFTEETGIFTSRHGQEAASAPGAALQRTLIAINGIEGSITELKEQRKLAEAQRFSLHKAHAELSVKQNAQNQQTDELNNQLEVQMNKESQLWSQLVVLLELYEEHQVMGVAALFEAKAVIQERFIRRLDDAEQQTKRLRRAYYHQQMDVELQQEAYWLPNADVLTVKDTLDALKITSMLGSSFLNDLSYLNREEELERHPLLPYGLIVTQREADKIPPGALKEIILKSAVPVFIREEMAGTAVEPFRLLSNQGPQMILQPERFQDWKRGIASRLKEQEEELQDAENYLSKLRSARQEFERLFQGEHTMNLRAKLSTLAQLSDELGQKLSSLNHEISSNEEALASIQKEVVQNELEQTGLEQRVQALRQWEERTKKQEQDYRDKQSAVERKQVLSKEIAAKEQGMVQLKAEMDSTAQQRVNWIGDTRYSLFPRLQSWFPEIVFPGELHPSEGSGLEEQEFDPEAQNILQQLLSTVESLQQSLTQNELEIRTRAGNIKRAGEQLAELESAVNEVDKQWKNAAEPSDSPETLMTARARQKNETANLDEDYQNVRESYIRCQTILENLQKDLRKAEKTIKEKHERPVEIWQESLDAKEAEVNARNRENEHLLNSCKQALSSMDQWIQTLGNQSKIMDTHVEGRTQLREVPEEIQLRVREDCEPLVADWLLQSKKSRGERAEISRKVKEEKSSLSSKLAKCGWNSELETKIQERLNTVHWDDFFIARQVLDSMLQSSQDQIESIRSDKEGMELSRKLWVGRAAKRVVQIVDILKRMERRMIIHNENGHAFPLVRLNYKNITVPKTTEDIEPLVSDYFNRCISILLEKYPKIEQVPAAAVKELINDGKIVYAAMQNRFPVLQVYKPVTENYFLYAAPEEFHYSDWEVINRGALDEAVGSGGQRQSVQLLVAMMIMTHKRVNRENKGWTVFLYDNPFGEMVSNNVLDPVFEISKALRFQWLIVTPPELVKNDVSVRFGVYWQLYFGGDKGEMLESTLVKGGRKLIPASLF